In one Gammaproteobacteria bacterium CG11_big_fil_rev_8_21_14_0_20_46_22 genomic region, the following are encoded:
- a CDS encoding long-chain-fatty-acid--CoA ligase (Activates fatty acids by binding to coenzyme A): MTRPWLAHYPKDIPSVVDTACFSSLADLFKDAVARHGSAIALESLGHTLTFLELDERSTALAAYFSCTLGLKSGDRIALMLPNCMQAVIAMIAAFKAGLVVVNVNPLYTVRELVHQMNDAKPKAIIVLANVANTLADALPQIHIEHIIISELGDAFPVHKAWLVNAVLKYIKRMVPHFCIRSTIKFRQALARGRKQRAAFKLAKLNQNSLAFLQYTGGTTGVAKGAMLSHGNLVANVIQAYTWIHSTISGQGDVAITPLPLYHVFSLVASCWVYLHAGVHNVLVTNPRDLPKLVDLFKTHRVKALMGVNTLFNALANNEDFAKLDHSSLKLVIAGGMALQAPVAKRWHAVTGNHIIEGYGLTETSPIVSIGLLDGQGFTGSIGLPVPCTDVAIFNDTGETLPAGEVGELCVKGPQVMQGYWQQEAETANVFWSNGWLRTGDMAKLDENGFIYIVDRKKDMITVAGFNVYPNEVEAVIASHPKVLEVGVVGVPNRITGESVMAYVVAADKSLTKTELNAFCRDNLVSYKVPRRFKFMDELPKSNVGKILRRELKS, from the coding sequence ATGACAAGGCCTTGGCTTGCTCATTATCCGAAAGACATACCTAGCGTTGTGGATACTGCCTGCTTTTCATCGCTTGCGGATTTATTCAAGGATGCGGTCGCGCGGCATGGCTCGGCTATTGCTCTTGAGAGTCTCGGTCATACTTTAACGTTCCTTGAGCTTGATGAACGCTCCACCGCATTGGCGGCCTATTTTTCCTGCACATTGGGCCTTAAGTCCGGTGATCGTATTGCCTTAATGTTGCCAAATTGCATGCAAGCGGTGATTGCGATGATTGCAGCATTCAAAGCAGGCTTGGTTGTGGTTAACGTGAACCCTCTCTACACTGTGCGAGAGTTGGTGCATCAAATGAACGATGCGAAACCAAAGGCCATTATTGTCTTGGCCAATGTGGCGAATACCCTGGCTGACGCGCTACCGCAAATTCATATCGAGCATATCATTATTAGTGAGCTGGGTGATGCTTTTCCTGTGCATAAAGCTTGGTTGGTCAATGCGGTGCTTAAATATATCAAGCGCATGGTGCCCCATTTTTGCATTCGCTCCACCATTAAATTTCGCCAAGCCTTAGCGCGTGGTCGCAAACAGCGCGCAGCGTTTAAGCTTGCCAAGCTTAATCAAAACAGTTTGGCTTTCTTGCAATACACAGGCGGGACTACCGGTGTTGCAAAAGGTGCGATGCTTTCACACGGTAATTTGGTCGCGAATGTGATTCAGGCGTACACCTGGATTCACTCGACGATTAGCGGGCAGGGCGATGTCGCGATAACCCCTTTGCCGCTTTATCATGTGTTTTCTTTGGTTGCGAGTTGCTGGGTCTACTTGCATGCGGGTGTGCACAATGTCTTGGTGACCAATCCTCGCGATTTACCCAAGCTTGTGGATTTATTTAAAACGCATCGGGTGAAAGCTTTGATGGGTGTAAACACTTTGTTTAATGCGCTGGCGAACAATGAAGACTTTGCCAAACTTGATCATTCCTCTTTAAAGCTTGTGATTGCAGGCGGCATGGCGCTGCAAGCACCCGTAGCTAAGCGTTGGCATGCTGTGACAGGTAATCATATTATTGAAGGTTATGGTTTAACGGAAACCTCGCCGATTGTTTCCATCGGCCTGCTTGATGGGCAAGGCTTTACGGGCAGTATTGGTTTGCCTGTGCCCTGCACGGATGTGGCAATATTCAATGATACCGGTGAGACATTGCCGGCGGGTGAAGTGGGTGAGTTGTGTGTGAAGGGCCCGCAAGTGATGCAGGGTTATTGGCAGCAAGAAGCGGAAACTGCGAATGTTTTTTGGTCGAATGGCTGGTTGCGTACCGGTGATATGGCTAAGCTTGATGAAAACGGTTTTATTTATATCGTTGATCGCAAAAAAGACATGATCACCGTCGCGGGGTTTAATGTTTACCCGAATGAAGTGGAAGCGGTGATTGCTTCGCACCCCAAAGTCTTGGAAGTGGGTGTGGTCGGCGTGCCTAATCGCATCACGGGTGAGTCGGTGATGGCCTACGTTGTCGCTGCGGATAAAAGCTTAACGAAAACCGAGCTTAATGCGTTTTGTCGCGATAACTTGGTGTCGTATAAAGTGCCGCGGCGTTTTAAATTTATGGATGAGCTGCCCAAATCCAATGTCGGCAAAATCTTGCGGCGTGAGTTGAAATCCTAG
- the map gene encoding type I methionyl aminopeptidase, with protein MSQNLKKPDEIEKMRIAGRLAADVLMMIGPHVQPGVTTETLDRLCHDYIVNEQQAIPAPLNYHGFPKSICTSINHVVCHGIPNDKPLKNGDIINIDVTVIKDGYHGDTSKMFLVGDKVSVAAKRVVKVAQECLYLGIERVKPGGSLKAIGAAIQAHAKQYNMSSVQEFCGHGIGSQFHEDGFNVLHYDAPHIPETILEPGLTFTIEPMINVGKRQVKVLRDGWTAVTKDRSLSAQWEHTLLVTDNGVEVLTLRPDESL; from the coding sequence ATTAGCCAAAACCTGAAAAAGCCTGATGAAATCGAGAAAATGCGTATCGCTGGTCGCTTAGCGGCTGATGTGCTCATGATGATTGGACCGCACGTGCAGCCTGGGGTAACCACAGAAACTTTGGATCGCTTATGTCACGATTATATTGTCAACGAGCAGCAGGCGATTCCTGCTCCTTTGAATTATCATGGTTTTCCTAAATCAATTTGCACCTCGATTAACCATGTGGTGTGTCATGGTATTCCTAATGACAAACCGCTTAAAAATGGTGACATCATTAATATTGATGTGACGGTGATAAAAGATGGGTATCACGGTGACACCAGCAAGATGTTTCTGGTTGGCGATAAAGTCTCTGTTGCGGCAAAGCGTGTTGTGAAAGTTGCTCAGGAGTGTTTGTACCTTGGGATTGAGAGGGTTAAGCCTGGTGGCAGTCTAAAAGCAATTGGTGCGGCGATTCAGGCCCATGCTAAGCAATACAATATGAGCTCAGTGCAAGAGTTCTGTGGCCACGGTATTGGTTCGCAGTTTCATGAAGATGGGTTTAACGTGCTGCATTACGATGCGCCACATATTCCAGAAACGATATTGGAACCCGGGTTGACATTCACCATCGAGCCCATGATCAATGTTGGTAAGCGACAGGTTAAAGTGTTGCGTGATGGTTGGACGGCGGTCACAAAAGATCGCAGTCTTTCTGCGCAATGGGAGCACACCTTGCTGGTAACGGACAATGGTGTTGAGGTACTGACCTTGCGTCCTGACGAGAGCCTATAA
- a CDS encoding IMP dehydrogenase: protein MRLSTDALTFDDVLLLPRESHVLPKDAKLGTQLTRGLRLNIPLLSAAMDTVSEARLAVALAQEGGLSVIHKNMSLEAQADEVRRVKRFENGVINDPITVGPDCRVGDLMALTQKNNFSGVPVVDGDNDLIGIVTSRDMRFETNFEQPVKNIMTRKEQLVTVREGASSEEVIALMHEHRIEKILVVNEAFKLRGMYTVTDILKAKEKPQAAKDNRGRLLVGAAVGVSDKEKARVEALIAADVDVIVIDTAHGHSAGVIDQVAWVKKHFPNVQLIGGNIATADAAKALLKAGVDAVKVGIGPGSICTTRIVTGVGVPQITAISSVAKALKGSGVPLIADGGIRFSGDICKAIAAGANTVMVGSLFAGTDEAPGETILYQGRSYKTYRGMGSLGAMTQGSSDRYFQSNVAEDKLVPEGIEGRVPYKGSMLGVVSQLMGGLRSCMGYLGCESIPVLQNNAEFVRISAAGMRESHVHDITITKQAPNYWVE from the coding sequence ATCCGCCTTTCGACCGATGCCCTGACCTTTGATGACGTGCTCTTGTTGCCCCGCGAATCTCATGTGTTACCCAAGGATGCCAAGCTCGGCACCCAGCTTACGCGCGGTCTGCGCCTCAATATTCCTTTGTTGTCTGCGGCTATGGATACCGTGTCCGAGGCGCGTTTGGCCGTGGCCTTGGCGCAGGAAGGTGGTTTGAGTGTGATCCATAAAAACATGAGCCTAGAGGCGCAAGCCGATGAGGTTCGACGGGTGAAGCGCTTTGAAAATGGCGTGATCAATGATCCGATCACGGTGGGCCCTGATTGCCGTGTGGGGGATCTCATGGCGCTCACGCAAAAGAATAATTTTTCTGGTGTGCCGGTGGTTGATGGCGATAATGATCTGATTGGTATCGTCACCAGTCGTGATATGCGCTTTGAAACCAACTTCGAGCAGCCTGTAAAAAATATCATGACGCGTAAAGAGCAGCTCGTCACGGTGCGCGAAGGAGCGAGCAGTGAAGAGGTCATCGCCTTGATGCATGAGCATCGTATTGAAAAAATTCTAGTGGTGAACGAAGCCTTTAAACTGCGTGGCATGTACACCGTTACCGATATTCTAAAGGCTAAAGAAAAGCCGCAAGCGGCAAAAGATAATCGCGGGCGCTTATTGGTGGGTGCGGCCGTGGGGGTGTCGGATAAAGAAAAGGCGCGAGTAGAAGCTTTAATCGCAGCGGATGTGGATGTGATTGTGATCGACACGGCGCACGGTCATTCAGCCGGTGTAATTGACCAAGTGGCTTGGGTGAAAAAACATTTTCCGAATGTGCAGCTTATCGGTGGCAATATTGCGACTGCTGATGCCGCTAAAGCGTTGCTCAAAGCGGGTGTGGATGCGGTGAAGGTTGGCATCGGTCCTGGCTCTATTTGCACCACGCGCATTGTCACGGGGGTGGGCGTGCCACAAATCACGGCTATTTCCAGTGTGGCGAAAGCTTTAAAAGGCAGTGGTGTGCCTTTGATTGCCGATGGCGGTATTCGTTTTTCAGGCGATATTTGTAAAGCGATTGCCGCTGGTGCGAACACGGTGATGGTGGGCAGCTTGTTTGCTGGCACAGATGAAGCGCCAGGCGAGACGATTTTGTATCAAGGCCGATCCTACAAAACGTATCGCGGCATGGGCTCTTTGGGGGCGATGACGCAAGGCTCTAGTGATCGTTATTTTCAATCGAATGTGGCCGAAGATAAGTTAGTGCCAGAAGGCATTGAGGGTCGCGTGCCGTATAAGGGCAGTATGTTGGGTGTGGTGTCTCAACTGATGGGTGGTTTGCGATCGTGCATGGGGTATTTGGGGTGTGAAAGTATTCCTGTGCTCCAAAACAATGCGGAGTTTGTGCGTATCTCTGCAGCCGGCATGCGCGAAAGTCATGTGCATGATATTACGATCACCAAACAAGCGCCGAACTATTGGGTGGAATAA
- a CDS encoding glutamine-hydrolyzing GMP synthase: MNVQHDTIIVLDFGSQYTQLIARRVRELGVYCELYRYDVDEAVIRALSPKGIILSGGPESVTLDHTPRSPQWVFDLGVPVLGICYGMQTMAEQLGGKVQSAAVSEFGHAEIQPMAASPLFGALKNLNVWMSHGDQVIEVPPGFSVTAKTADVPIVAMADESRKLYGVQFHPEVTHTPDGQAFLSAFVQELCGAGANWTLDNIIDTQIALVREKVGRDQVLLALSGGVDSSVVAMLLHQAIGEQLVCVFVDTGLLRYQEAEQVMATFSEHQHIRVIKVDARERFFEALKGVSDPEEKRKVCGKLFIRIFEEEASKLKGIKWLAQGTIYPDVIESAGNSTQAAHVIKSHHNVGGLPEDMHLKLIEPLRDLFKDEVRKLGVKLGLPHAMLYRHPFPGPGLTVRVLGEVKPESVEILQKADHIFIEALREHNLYDAVSQAFAVFLPVKSVAVKGDARAYEYVIALRAVETVDFMTATWAELPHSFLAKVSSRICNELKHVSRVVYDITGKPPGTIEWE; the protein is encoded by the coding sequence ATAAACGTGCAACACGATACGATCATTGTTTTAGATTTTGGTTCACAGTACACACAGCTCATTGCCAGGCGTGTGAGAGAGCTTGGTGTGTATTGCGAGCTGTATCGTTATGATGTCGATGAGGCTGTGATACGGGCGTTATCCCCTAAAGGTATTATTTTATCCGGTGGGCCAGAAAGCGTGACGCTGGATCATACGCCACGCTCACCGCAATGGGTGTTTGATTTAGGCGTGCCGGTGCTTGGTATTTGCTACGGTATGCAAACCATGGCGGAGCAATTGGGCGGCAAGGTTCAAAGCGCTGCGGTTAGTGAGTTTGGTCATGCTGAGATTCAGCCCATGGCGGCGAGTCCTTTGTTTGGTGCGCTTAAAAATTTGAATGTTTGGATGAGTCATGGCGATCAAGTAATAGAGGTGCCGCCAGGTTTTTCGGTGACGGCAAAAACCGCTGACGTGCCGATTGTTGCGATGGCCGATGAGTCGCGCAAACTTTACGGCGTGCAATTTCACCCCGAAGTCACGCACACACCCGATGGCCAAGCTTTTTTGTCTGCTTTTGTACAAGAGCTTTGTGGTGCAGGTGCAAACTGGACGCTGGACAATATTATTGATACGCAAATTGCGCTGGTGCGCGAAAAGGTCGGGCGCGATCAGGTGTTGCTCGCATTATCTGGCGGCGTGGATTCATCGGTGGTTGCCATGCTCTTGCATCAAGCCATTGGTGAACAGTTGGTCTGTGTGTTTGTCGACACGGGGCTTTTGCGTTATCAAGAAGCCGAGCAGGTGATGGCAACGTTTTCTGAACATCAACATATTCGTGTCATCAAAGTTGATGCGCGCGAGCGTTTTTTTGAGGCTTTAAAAGGCGTCAGCGATCCTGAAGAGAAGCGCAAAGTGTGCGGTAAATTGTTTATTCGGATTTTTGAAGAAGAGGCGAGCAAGCTTAAAGGGATAAAATGGCTGGCGCAGGGTACGATTTACCCGGATGTGATTGAGTCGGCGGGCAACAGTACCCAAGCGGCGCACGTGATTAAATCACATCATAATGTGGGCGGTTTGCCCGAAGACATGCATTTAAAACTGATTGAGCCATTGCGTGATTTGTTTAAAGACGAAGTGCGCAAACTCGGTGTGAAGCTGGGCTTGCCGCACGCCATGTTGTATCGCCACCCTTTCCCGGGGCCGGGGTTAACGGTGCGTGTCTTGGGTGAGGTGAAGCCTGAGTCTGTCGAGATTTTGCAAAAGGCAGATCATATTTTTATTGAAGCACTGCGTGAGCACAATTTATATGACGCTGTTAGCCAGGCGTTCGCGGTATTTTTACCGGTGAAGAGTGTGGCGGTAAAGGGTGATGCGCGCGCGTATGAGTACGTGATTGCTCTGCGTGCGGTGGAAACAGTGGATTTCATGACAGCCACTTGGGCAGAATTGCCGCACAGTTTTTTAGCGAAAGTCTCCAGCCGCATCTGCAATGAATTAAAGCATGTTTCTCGCGTAGTGTATGATATTACGGGCAAGCCACCGGGTACGATTGAGTGGGAATAA
- a CDS encoding tRNA adenosine(34) deaminase TadA, translating to MKPRDEEFMHEALAQARLAELAGEVPVGAVLVKEGHIIAKAHNQPISECDPTAHAEIQVLRQAAKALGNYRLLDTTLYVTLEPCAMCAMALVHARVKRLVFAASDPRTGACGSVFQLASNEALNHRLSIESGVLAESASSLLQAFFKSRR from the coding sequence ATGAAACCGCGTGACGAAGAATTTATGCACGAAGCCTTGGCGCAAGCGCGCTTGGCTGAACTCGCCGGTGAAGTGCCGGTCGGCGCGGTGCTGGTGAAAGAGGGTCATATCATCGCCAAAGCCCATAATCAGCCGATTAGCGAATGTGACCCCACAGCCCATGCCGAGATTCAGGTTTTGCGCCAAGCTGCTAAAGCCTTGGGTAATTATCGCCTGCTGGACACCACCTTGTATGTAACCCTAGAACCTTGTGCAATGTGCGCCATGGCTTTGGTGCATGCTCGGGTTAAACGGCTGGTGTTTGCGGCTAGCGATCCGCGTACGGGTGCTTGCGGCAGCGTGTTTCAGCTTGCCAGCAATGAAGCCTTGAATCATCGTTTGAGTATTGAGTCAGGTGTGTTGGCAGAGTCAGCCTCATCACTGCTTCAGGCTTTTTTTAAGTCGCGACGCTAG
- a CDS encoding ABC transporter permease: protein MSHLKGSCSMTGTIEFQQTSAELSVVLAGEMTKATVPALWAELLAHAKMPHPAQLSIDVSAVSHYDLAGLILIDSIPSFFSAPKPVIQGADQALLDGLKRVEPEVKKAETLEKKKIFASIPSDMGRATLFIVDQVCQNLIYTGAVCHFLWQAIRRPKLLRWRDVFRVMEDTGPNALPIIALLGFIIGLILSFQASVQLQKFGATIFVVNLVGISLVRELSALFTAIILAGRTASSFAAEIGTMKVNQELDALSTMGLSSVRFLVIPRVIAVTLMLPLLSIFMSFFGLLGCAVFMRATEVPWEIFLRQLEGAVTMGDFWGGLFKAVVFGILVAAIGCANGLKTGNGASAVGQSTTRAVVGTIVTLIVVDGLFAVLFYCLSL, encoded by the coding sequence ATGAGTCATCTAAAAGGATCGTGTTCAATGACAGGGACCATCGAGTTTCAACAAACCAGTGCTGAGCTCTCTGTTGTATTGGCAGGTGAGATGACTAAGGCGACGGTGCCGGCTTTGTGGGCTGAGTTGCTTGCTCATGCCAAAATGCCTCACCCGGCCCAGCTTTCCATTGATGTGTCCGCGGTGTCTCATTACGACCTTGCGGGCCTTATTCTCATTGACTCTATCCCCAGTTTTTTTTCGGCGCCAAAGCCAGTTATTCAGGGTGCAGATCAGGCCTTACTCGATGGCTTAAAGCGCGTTGAACCCGAGGTAAAAAAAGCCGAGACCCTGGAAAAGAAAAAAATATTTGCCAGTATTCCAAGTGATATGGGTCGCGCAACTTTGTTTATTGTGGATCAGGTTTGCCAGAATTTAATTTACACGGGCGCAGTTTGTCATTTTCTTTGGCAGGCGATTAGGCGTCCGAAGCTTTTACGTTGGCGTGATGTGTTTCGTGTCATGGAAGATACGGGGCCGAATGCCTTGCCGATCATTGCTTTGCTCGGTTTTATTATTGGTTTAATTTTATCGTTTCAAGCCAGTGTTCAGTTGCAAAAATTTGGTGCGACGATTTTTGTCGTAAACCTTGTGGGCATTAGCTTGGTGCGTGAGCTCTCGGCCTTGTTCACAGCGATTATTTTAGCGGGGCGCACGGCCTCTTCGTTTGCGGCTGAAATTGGCACGATGAAGGTTAACCAAGAGTTGGATGCGCTGTCGACCATGGGCTTATCTTCTGTGCGCTTTTTGGTCATACCGCGCGTTATTGCAGTGACATTGATGCTGCCTTTGCTCAGTATCTTTATGAGTTTTTTTGGTTTGCTAGGTTGTGCGGTGTTTATGCGGGCAACAGAAGTGCCTTGGGAGATTTTCTTGCGCCAGCTTGAAGGCGCAGTAACCATGGGTGATTTTTGGGGTGGTTTGTTCAAGGCGGTTGTGTTTGGCATCTTGGTTGCAGCGATCGGCTGTGCCAATGGCTTGAAAACCGGCAATGGTGCAAGCGCAGTGGGTCAGTCCACCACGCGTGCGGTGGTGGGGACTATCGTCACATTGATTGTGGTCGATGGTTTGTTTGCGGTTTTATTTTACTGTTTGAGTTTATGA
- a CDS encoding polyamine ABC transporter ATP-binding protein: MSKTMITVNDLVVSFGEKRVLDRISFDVRPGEVFVILGGSGCGKSTLLRHLVGLREPQGGQIIINGHDITTDSLENMDKAIESFGVMFQSGALFGSMTLLENVRLPLEEKTELPRKVMDEMAAHKLRQVGLGDFLHYVPAEISGGMQKRAAIARAMALDPPMLFLDEPSAGLDPITSAKLDELILELSKTLGVTFVVVSHELPSIFAIADRVIMLQDGKIVAEGDPRDLRDHCEQPFVRQFFHRESDKASVNG; encoded by the coding sequence ATGAGCAAGACGATGATTACAGTGAACGATTTGGTCGTTAGCTTTGGCGAAAAGCGTGTTCTGGACCGTATTTCCTTCGATGTAAGGCCTGGCGAGGTGTTTGTCATCCTCGGTGGTTCTGGTTGTGGTAAATCGACTTTATTGCGTCACTTAGTGGGTTTGCGTGAGCCGCAAGGTGGACAGATTATCATTAATGGCCATGATATTACGACTGACAGCTTAGAGAATATGGATAAGGCGATTGAAAGTTTTGGTGTGATGTTTCAATCGGGCGCATTATTTGGCTCAATGACCTTGCTTGAAAATGTGCGTTTACCGCTAGAGGAAAAAACCGAGCTGCCACGCAAAGTGATGGATGAAATGGCGGCCCACAAGCTGCGTCAAGTGGGGCTTGGGGATTTTTTGCATTATGTGCCGGCTGAAATCAGTGGTGGGATGCAAAAGCGTGCGGCCATTGCACGTGCGATGGCGCTGGATCCGCCCATGTTGTTTCTGGATGAGCCGTCTGCTGGTTTGGACCCCATTACCTCGGCTAAGCTTGATGAGCTGATTCTAGAGCTTTCAAAAACTTTGGGTGTCACTTTTGTGGTGGTTTCGCATGAATTGCCGAGTATCTTTGCTATTGCAGATAGGGTCATTATGTTGCAAGATGGAAAAATTGTGGCCGAGGGCGATCCGCGGGATCTGCGAGATCATTGTGAACAACCTTTTGTGCGACAATTTTTTCATCGCGAGTCAGATAAGGCCAGTGTGAATGGATAG
- a CDS encoding 50S ribosomal protein L19, translating to MSNIIQQLEQEQMRTDIPKFRAGDTVTVKVKVKEGERERLQAFTGVVISKRNRGVNSNFIVRKITAGQGIERTFQTHSPLIDTISVDRLGDVNQARLYYLRERSGRSARIKERIDHKKKKGDKK from the coding sequence ATGAGCAACATTATCCAACAACTTGAACAAGAACAGATGCGTACCGACATCCCTAAATTTCGCGCAGGCGACACAGTGACTGTGAAAGTCAAAGTGAAAGAAGGTGAGCGTGAGCGTCTACAGGCTTTTACTGGCGTTGTCATCAGCAAACGTAACCGCGGCGTGAACTCTAACTTCATCGTTCGTAAAATCACTGCCGGCCAAGGCATTGAACGTACATTCCAAACACACAGCCCTTTGATCGACACCATCAGTGTTGACCGCTTAGGCGATGTAAACCAAGCTCGCTTGTATTACCTTCGTGAACGCAGTGGTCGTTCTGCGCGCATTAAAGAGCGCATTGATCACAAGAAAAAGAAAGGCGACAAGAAATAA
- a CDS encoding tRNA (guanosine(37)-N1)-methyltransferase TrmD: MLNIGLITLFPEMFETLKHSITGKILDKPLAELHFFNPRDYTDDKHRTVDDKPYGGGPGMLMKVEPLRKAITAAKTSLGEQAKVIYLSPQGEPFTQGVAQKMSKSGPWILLCGRYEGIDARLLKTDIDAELSIGDFVLTGGEIPAMAVIDACLRLMPGALGDNTSAEQDSFCQGLLEYPHYTRPEKLADQGVPDVLLRGNHGAIARWREKQALGMTWLKRPDLLDKLTLSKEQTTLLNEFIDEQGKQ; the protein is encoded by the coding sequence ATGCTTAACATCGGCCTGATTACGCTGTTTCCTGAGATGTTTGAAACCCTCAAGCACAGCATCACCGGCAAAATTTTAGACAAACCTCTCGCCGAGCTGCATTTTTTCAACCCTAGAGACTATACCGACGACAAACACCGCACAGTGGATGACAAGCCTTATGGTGGCGGGCCCGGCATGCTCATGAAAGTTGAGCCCTTGCGCAAAGCGATTACTGCGGCAAAAACCTCGCTTGGCGAACAAGCCAAGGTGATCTACCTCTCCCCCCAAGGCGAGCCATTCACACAAGGCGTTGCTCAAAAAATGAGTAAATCTGGTCCGTGGATACTACTCTGCGGTCGTTATGAGGGCATTGATGCCAGGCTTTTAAAAACCGACATTGATGCCGAGCTTTCGATCGGCGACTTTGTCCTCACCGGTGGTGAAATTCCGGCCATGGCCGTCATCGATGCCTGCCTGCGCCTGATGCCCGGCGCCCTAGGCGACAACACATCAGCCGAGCAAGACTCCTTTTGCCAAGGTTTGTTGGAATATCCTCACTACACTCGACCAGAAAAGCTTGCAGATCAAGGGGTTCCTGATGTATTATTGCGCGGCAATCACGGGGCGATCGCGCGTTGGCGTGAAAAACAAGCTCTCGGGATGACCTGGCTCAAGCGGCCAGACCTGCTCGATAAGCTCACATTGAGCAAAGAGCAAACGACGTTATTAAACGAATTTATTGACGAACAAGGTAAACAGTAA
- a CDS encoding ribosome maturation factor RimM codes for MTNYLIMGRFCAPFGIRGDIKVQSHTEPTSAIIDYPWFIQTKHGEYKAVECVQCQAKGSQIIAHIRGFDDRDQVREFTNREIWVPETALTSLDEGEYYWHELKGFEVIDQHGQLLGAVDELFNTGANDILAVKSANRKQRQLIPFILGDFITQVDRKARRICVDWDEAQDDA; via the coding sequence ATGACCAATTATTTGATCATGGGGCGCTTTTGTGCCCCTTTTGGCATCCGGGGCGACATCAAAGTCCAATCTCACACCGAACCTACTTCGGCAATCATTGACTACCCTTGGTTTATACAAACCAAACATGGCGAATACAAAGCCGTCGAATGTGTACAATGCCAAGCCAAAGGCTCCCAAATCATTGCCCACATCCGGGGCTTTGATGACCGTGATCAGGTCCGCGAATTCACTAACCGAGAAATCTGGGTGCCAGAAACCGCACTAACCAGCCTCGATGAAGGAGAATATTACTGGCACGAGCTGAAAGGCTTTGAAGTCATCGACCAGCATGGGCAACTTTTGGGCGCTGTCGATGAGCTTTTTAACACGGGGGCTAACGACATCCTAGCCGTGAAATCAGCCAACCGCAAACAACGCCAACTGATCCCCTTCATCCTGGGTGATTTCATCACCCAGGTTGACCGAAAAGCGAGACGCATCTGTGTTGACTGGGATGAGGCACAAGACGATGCTTAA
- a CDS encoding 30S ribosomal protein S16, whose product MVTIRLSRGGAKKKPFYHIVVADSRNARDGRNIEKLGFFNPVAQGQEQELSLNVDLLEQWIAKGAKMSERVAKLLKQAKKATVAA is encoded by the coding sequence ATGGTAACGATTCGACTTTCACGCGGTGGCGCCAAAAAGAAGCCTTTCTATCATATCGTTGTAGCTGACAGCCGCAATGCACGTGATGGCCGCAACATCGAAAAATTGGGTTTCTTCAACCCTGTCGCTCAAGGCCAAGAACAAGAATTATCATTAAACGTTGATCTATTGGAGCAATGGATCGCTAAAGGCGCGAAAATGTCTGAGCGTGTGGCCAAATTATTGAAACAAGCGAAAAAAGCCACTGTAGCGGCATAA